One Gossypium hirsutum isolate 1008001.06 chromosome A11, Gossypium_hirsutum_v2.1, whole genome shotgun sequence genomic window carries:
- the LOC107898062 gene encoding U11/U12 small nuclear ribonucleoprotein 25 kDa protein, whose amino-acid sequence MESGAKEEEKVMGYNSRNVKKAALHSTLTAFLDDPILADVPKKPSLSDVDTLMNLELGSAMCISILKLDGTSFDVAVMNSATVKDLKLAIKKKVIELEQSKMGHRHISWRHVWANFCLAHHNEKLLDDGAALQDFGVRNNSQVHFLPYVVSKGSGRHSKRRKHRFFLGLNKQS is encoded by the exons ATGGAGTCAGGGGCGAAGGAGGAAGAGAAGGTGATGGGATACAACAGCAGAAACGTGAAGAAAGCGGCGTTACATTCAACATTGACCGCATTCCTTGACGATCCAATTCTCGCCGATGTCCCTAAGAAACCCAGTTTGTCCGATGTCGATACCCTAATGAACCTTGAATTGGGGAGTGCCATGTGTATCTCTATACTCAAATTAGATGGAACTTCCTTCG ATGTTGCGGTGATGAATTCAGCCACGGTGAAAGACTTGAAGCTCGCAATCAAGAAGAAAGTGATCGAGTTAGAGCAATCCAAGATGGGTCATCGACACATTTCATG GAGGCACGTTTGGGCTAATTTCTGCCTAGCACACCACAATGAGAAGCTCCTTGATGATGGCGCTGCACTTCAGGATTTTGGTGTTAGAAATAATTCTCAG GTACATTTTTTACCCTATGTTGTCTCAAAAGGTTCTGGGAGACATTCTAAGAGGAGAAAACACCGCTTCTTCCTTGGCCTGAACAAGCAATCATGA
- the LOC107898050 gene encoding glutathione S-transferase F8, chloroplastic, which produces MATPVKVHGPPLSTAVSRVLACLIEKDVQFQLIPVNMSKGEHKSSDFLKIQPFGQVPAFQDESTSLFESRAICRYVCEKYAEKGNKGLYGSNPLAKASIDQWLEAEGQSFNPPSSVLVFQLAFAPRMKIKQDQSLINQNHDKLAKVLEVYEKRLGESRFLAGDEFSLADLSHLPNTHYLVNATDRGELFTSKKNVGRWWAEISSRDSWKKVVDMQKHSS; this is translated from the exons ATGGCAACTCCGGTGAAAGTGCATGGCCCCCCATTGTCTACTGCTGTGTCTAGGGTCTTAGCTTGTCTCATTGAGAAAGATGTTCAATTCCAGCTTATTCCCGTTAACATGTCCAAGGGAGAGCACAAAAGTTCTGATTTCCTCAAGATCCAG CCCTTTGGTCAAGTACCGGCATTTCAAGACGAAAGCACCTCCCTGTTTG AGTCACGGGCGATTTGTAGGTATGTATGTGAAAAGTATGCAGAGAAGGGGAACAAGGGATTGTATGGGAGCAACCCGTTGGCGAAAGCTTCAATAGATCAATGGTTGGAGGCAGAAGGGCAGAGCTTTAACCCCCCAAGCTCAGTTCTGGTATTCCAACTTGCATTTGCACCCCGAATGAAGATTAAGCAAGACCAATCCTTGATCAACCAAAACCACGATAAGCTGGCTAAAGTGCTGGAGGTGTACGAGAAAAGGCTAGGAGAAAGTCGGTTCTTGGCCGGGGATGAGTTTTCATTGGCAGATCTTTCCCACTTGCCTAACACACATTATTTGGTGAATGCTACTGACAGGGGTGAGCTCTTCACTTCCAAGAAAAATGTAGGGAGGTGGTGGGCTGAGATTTCCAGCCGTGATTCCTGGAAAAAGGTAGTTGATATGCAGAAGCACAGCAGTTGA